ACTCAGTCAGGATGAACTTGATGCTCTCCTGCTGATTCTGCTTGGCTCGGATGCGCCTCTTGAGGGTGGCGCTGGCCTCTACCCTGGCCAGAGGCGGGCCCTCCCCGCTTGCCTCACCCTTGGCTGGACCTCGAGGCCGCTGCCGGGCAGCGCCATCCTCTACAAGGTGGCCATGATCTGCAGGCCCCACCGGCTCCCCAGGGCCCCGGCGGGCAGTGGCCAGAAGTCCTGTGACAGGCCCACTGAGCGTGCGGCGCCGGTTGACCACCTCACCGTCAGGCCCAATGGCCTCCTTGTGCTTCACTGAGGCCAGCACCGTGGCCACCCGGCCTGGCTCTGGGCTGGCAGGGCGAGGCGTGGGGTGGCCCTCCGGGGGCCTGCGGGCTACTCGGCCCCCACCCCCAATGGATGACAGCTCAAGCATGGCTGCGATGCTCTTCACACTGCCGGCACTGCCTGTGTCCACGCTGCCTGCCAGGTCGCTAGCCCGCCGGCGCTGTGCCCGGACCCCCAGCCGGCCGTCCTCAGGTGCAGCCCCCTCAGTCTCAGCATCTGGCACCGACTCATCAGCCAGGTTGGCACTGGCCATGGCTGAGCTGGAGCGCttgggcgggggcggcgggggcccCTTCTTTCGAGGCCGCACAGCGAATGACTGGCTGCGGTTGACGTTCTTGTCGGCACCGGCGGGTGCTCGTACCGAGTGGCTGCGGCCCACACGTCTCTGGACTGTGGCATAGGGCCCTCCGGCAGCCGGCACCAGCAGCTCGTCCCGCTCTGGCTCGCTGTCAGATGCTGCGTAGCGGTTCAGGCTGTGGGCGCGCTTCTTGGGCCGCTCCGGCTCCACGTCGGCCTCGGGGGGCAGGCACAGCGTGGGCACGGGCACAGGCCCCGGAGCAGCTGGCCCTGCCTCGCCCTCCACAGGCTGGGGCAGCACGTAGGCAAAGCCGCGGTGTGTGGGTGACTGAGGCAGTGAGCGGGGTGACATGGGTCGCTCTGTTGGTGGCAGCAGCTGTGGGGTGGGCTTCACCTTGGCTGTGGCTGGGGCTGGACCATGAGGtccccccagggcctggggggaggctGGCCGGGCTTTCGTGGGCGTCTGAGGGGGTGTGAAGTGGCTGGCACCTGGTGGAAGGACCTGCCGTGGCTTTCCAGGCACTGGGGGCACACTGGCCCGCTTGACGCTATGGCCATGGCGGCTAGGCCGGGCCTCCTTGGGTGgggttccaggggctggcccgtcATCCAGCAGGTATTCCTGGCTTCGTGACATGGGGCTGCCAGGCCCGGGGGGCCCATCGCCCAGCAGCTCCTGAGAGCTGCTCATGTGCCGTGCCCGCCCGCCCAGGCTGGGCTCCTGCCGCATGGAGGCCCTTGGGGTGGGCGGCAGGTGGTTGGAGGGCTTCTCAGCAGTGGCAGCGGTGGCAGCAGCCCCCTCAGCAGGGCCAGTCATGGCAGCCTGCAGCTCGCCACTGAGCTCACTGTCCTGGAAGGTGGTCATCTTAGGAGACTGGCAGTCAGCCGGGGCAGGCTCAGGCGCGGGTGGCGACTCAATGGCCATCACTTCAAGAGACTGGGGTGCCTTCCGGCGCAGGGGTCCCCCCTCATATTTAGCATACTCTGCTTTCTGCAGCTCAGCCAGTTTCCTCACAGCCAACATCAGCTTTTTTTGGTGTCCTGAGTGAGACACAGGACAGGTCAGACTAGGGAGGATGTCAACAATAGGAGGCAGAGGGGCCCAGGGCGGGGGCCTCACCCAGCTTGGTGATGCCGATCTCCTGCAGGTCCTCCCAGGTGATGTCGGTGATGAAGTCGATGTTCTCGTAGCCGTTGTCCACCAGCACCTTGTAGTACTGGGCCAGGCCGATCATGGACAGCCACATGGCCAGGTTAGCCTACGGAGCAGGGGATGCAGAGGGCAGCACACGCTGGCTGCCCACATCCTGCCCACTACTCAGAgctgttgggggaggggacaccgggccggcccagcacagacagacagaaggacaAATGGACAGGCCAGAAGTATCAGCTTTGGAGACAGCGCAGCCTCAACTGGAGCCTGAGGCCAGCTGACACGCACATgtgaacacacgcacacacatacacacggaGTGACCCTGTCTTCAGGACACCATTTACGGGAGGAGGAAGAACGCACTTCTGCGCTTGCCCAGGCACCCATGGGGACACATCCTGCACGtcatggacacagacacacagtgcCACCAACCAGATACATGTACACGCACACCCTGCGTCTCAGCCGTACACAGGCACTGACACCCCTCCATGTCACACGCCCTCTCACCATTTCCCTGCCCGCATCAGGCCGTTATCACATGGCCACATCACACATGCGTGCAAATATCCACAAGGGTCTTCACCCAGGACCACTTGGTCGCTCCATGAACGGCATCCACCTGTCCACACTCGCAGCTGGACGTCACTCACACACTAACACGCAGCACACTCGGTCACCCCCTGGGTGCAGAGCAAAGTGAGGTCTAGGGGACCCAGCTGTGCTTGCTGGAAGGCCCCTGAGCCACTGACTGTGTGGGGCAAGGCAGGGCGGATGAGCATGGAACTGTCTGGGGGCTTCTGGTGGCCATGGCCTCTCCCCCATCAATGAATGGAAGGCTGAAGCTCaatgtgaggctcagagaggtggcatGGATGGGACAAGCCCCAGGCCCACCTTCCCCTGGCCCAGGACCTGTCCTACCATGTGGGTGCCTGTTAGTAACAGCACAGGCCCCAGGTTGGTGTGGGTGTCAGCTGTCAGCACAGCTGGCAAGTGCAGTTGAGCATGTGGGGTGCGCGTGCACTCCTCAATGGGCACCTTGAATGTGTTTAGTGCACACGTGCTGTCTGTATACAcaaagcacacacatgcacatacatctTCCCCACATATGTGCCTGGGTGTGTGCAAGCACACCCATCAACGCAGGCCCCCCTTCCGTCTCTGGGTGGCTTGCAATGGCAGTGCTGTGGGGTCCCTTTGTGACTGCCTGAGTGTGGAGGGGGTCTTTGCAGGAGCATGTAGTGGAGAGGGGGATTCTCCTGGCTTCAGGTTCCCCTCTCCCTTTCAGCTCAGAGGCTGTCACCCCTGTCCCAGGGAGGCTGGCCCCAGTGCCTGTGACAGACCAACAGAAGCCATCCAGGCAGGTCACTGCTGGGGGGCCATCCTCTGTTCTCCACTCCCTGGAGCCCCAGAGGACACATGAGGGCTGTAGCCAAGGAGGcaggctgtctgtctgtctgcccatCCTGGGCCCGGCCACTGGGGTGCAGGGGGCCTTACGGGTTTGTGCTCAGGCAGCCAGTCGGGGATGTTCAAGCCGCTGATCTCTGCAGTGATCTTCTTCCGGTGGCCTGGCTTGGTGACCCCGATGGCCGTGAGGTCCTAGGCAGAGGAGAGGCCCATTAGCAGGAGGCTAATGTCTCTGGGTCACAGCTGATGTCCAGCCTGCAGGTGGCTCACCTCAGGGGTCATGCGGCTGATGGTGGGCAGGTCATAGCCCGCGCTGATGAAGTTAGGGGCGTAGAGCTGCAGCTGGAACGTGGCAAGCCACTGGCTGACAGCCTCGGCGCTCTGGAAGACACAGGGCACCCGCTGCAGGCTCGCCTGCCCACCCGCCCGCCAGGCGTGCACCCCAGCCATTGCAGTGCCTCCTTCGCTGCTCGGCTGCAGGCCACGCAGCTACTTGGTCCGCTGTCCACTGGTCCGTCTGCAGCCAGGCCCCGCTCCTCCTCACTCAGATTCTGGATGCCACCGTCTCGAGCATTGTCCAGCACTTCGGCCTCCTTCCATGATCTCCACCAGGAGGGTCCAGGTGCTGTCTGTGTCACAGGCCTCCCTGACCgtgccccccaccccattcctgcATCAGGAATACCCTGCAGTGTGGCCCCATGGGAGGGGCTCTGGGAATGGGGCCTCAGGCAGGACTACTCAGCGCTGCACCCCCCCCAACTCCCTAGAAGGTGGGCTCTGCCCAGAGGTGTGCAGGACTCAGCCAGCAGCTCACACCTTCCCCAGCACTTGGGGGCATGCACACAGGACCCGTCTCACCCCCACACACCTTGTCTCGAATCACACCCGTGCCCTTCCACACACGCACGCACGTGCCCAGCTTGCAGTCACACCGTCCACTCACGCGCACTCTCCCCACTCACCTTATGCCTGCGTCACACTTCCTAGACACGTTAGCTCACACACACAGCCTGCACAATAGACAACACCTACACACACagactgacagacagacagaaggacgGGCCTGGTCTGTCAAGAGCCCTGGCTGTGCTGTGGCCAGGCCAGGCAGGCTGCCCGGGCGCCCCTCCCTGCAGCTGGGCCGGGCCCTGTACCTTGCCCTCCGACGCTGGCTCCAGCTTCTTGGGCGGCTGCTCCCCATAGACTTGCCCGGCATGGGCCACTGGAGGCTGGGACCGGGCCACACCTGGGGGACAAGAGGGCATGGTGAGGCAAGGGCTGCTCAGGGGCCACCTCCCTGCCGGGCCAGTGGACATCTGTCCTCGCTCTTACCTGTGGAGCCTTCCGGAGGTTTGACGGGGCTGTCCCCGGGGCTGGACTCAGAGACGGACTTCTGGGAGAGCACGGTTGCCAGGAGCTGCAACCCAGACAGGCCGCTGGCCAGTGCTGCTCCAGGCGCAGGacaccccagccctgccaccaccCACCTACCTTGACCCCTTCAGAGCCTGCGTGCAGGGTGTGGCCCCCGCTGCTCCGGCCACCAGCCACACTGCTCAAGCTGCCGCTGCGGTCCCCACCTGCCAGCAGGAGGGAGCATCATCAgccagtcctggccctgcctAGCCCAGGTGCTGCCTTGCCTAAGTGCCACCGCCCCTGTCCTCCTGAGGCCCCCCACCTACCTGCAAAAGGCTTCCTCAGCACCCAGATCTCCTCGGGGGGTGCAGACGACCCTGACGAGCCGCCTCCCTGGGGAGGGCCTGGTTCGGCGCCTGCTCGGGAACCTGCGGGCCGAGCACAGCCTCGCTGagtcctgggccagcccaggtCCAGGGGCCTGACACCAAGAGACGGGCAGGCATCCCCTGGCCTGGTCCCCGAGCctgggcagagcagaggctggacACACATACCTTGGGGGTCAGCACCacagcctcctcctgccctggctgTCTCCAAGGAGCTGAGAGACCCTCAGAAGatccctccccaccctggacATTTGAGGGCAGGAGAACGTGGCAGAGAGGGGCCCAAGCCAGGCTGTCATGACAGTGGCCCCGTGGTCCTGCAGGTGGGGGGAATTGTTGGAGGGTGCAACCTCTGTCAGGGGAGCTTGGGCAAGGAAGAGGCCCCCAGGAGCCTGGGGCAAGGCTCCCCACCTCAGGGAATTAGATGACTATGAGTGGGCTGGCCACACCTCTTAAGTGTCCCGCTTATACCCTCTCACCCCACCTGTCAATCTCCATGTCCTCTGTGTGAGGTAAACTTACTCACCAGTCTCCTATCTGAAACTGTTCCATGGCCCTGTGGCCTTGTCCTgctcccttttccctctccctcatTCGGCAacagccacgctggcctccttTGGATCCTTACACATGTCAcactctttcctgcctcagtgcctttgcataTGTGGTTCCCCCTGCCTGAAAGGCTGTGCCTGTGGCTGGCCCCTCCCATTTCTCAGGGCCTTCTCTGAGCACCCTGTCTAAAGCAGGTCTCCACACACATTCTCTGTGTCATTGGTTGGTACATTTCCTTCCATGTTTACTTCCCTGTCCCCTGCGCCCTTCCCTCCTGGGGGACAAGCTCCTCGAGAGCGGGAATAATGTCCATCTGTGTCACCATCTATTCCTAGTGGCTGGCATGCAATGtctattgaataaatgaaagaatgggCATGGGGACACTGATGAGGAGACAGCTGGCAGGACACGCTGCTGTACCCACTCTGGACCCCACATCTAGCGATGGCTAGAGCTTGGTTCTTGCCTTGCCGCCCAACACACGCACACTGCCTCCTTctggccctgagccctggcccAAGTGAGACTTGCCTGCTCGTTTGACAATGGCCTCGCCCAGGGAAGACGGGAAATAGCCCACTCGGTCGTTGCCTGTCCGGTTGTCATGGATACAGCCCTTCCACCGGCCATCTGGATGCTGCTCAAGGACCTGGCCAGATGAGGTAGGGGGAGCACCCTCAGGGGGACACCCCACCAAGTCAGGCAGGTGGGTGGCCTGGGCCTCCTGCCCAGATCCCCTGACCCCCCAACTGCTGTGGGTCCCACAGTCCCTGCTCCAGCTGCCCCAGGCCATCCTTACTGTGATGATGTCCCCAGCTTTCACATTGAGGCTGGTCAGGTCGTAATTGTTGCAATAATCCTTGGTCGCCCGGACCTGCAGTGCAGCCGAGgcctctggggacagaggaggcAGACCCACCCAGTCCTGAGAGCCAGCCTggcccaggccccgcccaggCCCCCTGTGCTCCCCTAACCCTGGGGCCCACCTCGCAGCAGCTGCTTGATCTCTTTGCTGGCCTGGGATGTGGTGAACTGGTGCACAATGTCCAGGGCCGTCTGGCTGTAGGTGTTTCTCACGTGGGCATTGATCCCGTTCTGCATGTGCCAGAGGGCAAGGCCTGTCAGGAggcccccgcccctgcccggcCCCAGCTCCCCCTGGTTCCTTAACTCACGTCCAGCAGCAGCCGAACCACTTCTGTCTTCCCACAGAGTGCAGCCTCGTGCAGGGCCGTGCCGGACTTGGTCTGGCGGTTAATGTCAATGCCAGCTTGGAGGAGGAGTCTGGCAGGAAGCCGGGGAGCAGGTAGGGCTTATAGGAGGGCTTATAGGAGCCCTCCAGGCCAGCACCCCCAAGCTAGGCCCCAATTCCCAGGGGCCCAAGGATGAGCCAGCCCTGCACCACCTCCATGACAACACAGTATCTGACAGTGATGGAGTGCTGGTAGAAATGCCCCGCCCCATGCCAACCCTTCAGAGCTGTGGTCTCGTCTCATCCTAGTTGTGATGCCCACTCTACAGCTTGTCTCATCCTAGTTGtgatgcccactttacagatggggaaacaggctcagagaagttaagtgtcTCCACAAGTTCACCATGCAAGTGGCACGTTGCCGTAGGGCCTGGTCTGTGGGGGTGTagaagccccctccccagccccctttgGCACATCCTTTATGTGGACAGCTGGAAGTGTCTTTCGCATCCAGAGGCCTGACCTCATCTCTGCAGCTCCCTGGCTGTTCCTGTCTCATCACTGAGCCAGGAGCAGGCACCTTGAGGCTGggtccccctcctctgcccccacgGCCATACCTGATGATGTCAATGTGGCCGTTCTTGGCTGCCAGGTGCAGGGGGCTGGTGCCATTGGGGTCGGTGGTGTCACCGGGCCGGGGCTCCAGCAGGGCCGCACACATGTTGCTGCTCAGGAGCAGCTGGACCACCTTGAGGGAGGGGTCAGAGTCAGGGGTCCGGaaatggggtgggggtgcaggtcagtcacccactcccaccccaggagaggaggatggaACAGGTGGAGTCCCGCTCGGCTCCCTGAGGAGACTTACCCCGACGCGACCGAACTCACAGGCCAGGTCTAGGGGCGTCTTCCCCGAGTTGTCCACCATGCATGGGTTGGATTGGTGCTGGAGCAGCATCTCGGACTGTGGGGACCACCGTGGGACCCAGTCAGGCCCACGGCATCCTCCGGGCTCAAGCCACCCCAGGTGCCCTGCCACCCCCGAGGTGGGCCTTACCACATCGTAGTGACCATGCTGGGCTGCCAGGTGCAGAGGGATGTGGCCCTCATCGGAGGGGATGTTTACTGCTGAGCCCGCTTTCAGCACCAGCTTCATGGGCTCCTTCCGGCCCTGCCAGGCTGCGTAGTGCAGTGGCCGCATgcctgggggcaggtgggggctgtTGGGAGCTAGCACCTGACCCTGCACCCAACCCTGACCTCCAGGACACTGATCCCACGAGGACATGCCTCATGAGGACCCAGACTGAGGCCTCAATCAAGGAACTGTCCAGGTCTCCGTGGACAGCATCCCTGACAtcagccccctgcccctggctcTGAGGTCACTGACAGGGCTTGCCTTTGTTGTCCTTGATGTCCACAGCAGCCTGGGCCTCCAGCAGCAGGGTGATCAATTCCGTGTTGCCATTCAGTGCCGCGTGGTGCAGGGCAGAGAAGCTGAGGTGGGCAACAGGCATATATGGGCAAGGACCCTGGCACCCTAGCCTTCCCAGGAGCCCCTGACCCCCATTCCAGACTGGCATCTCCTTGGCTGAAAACTCACCCATCTGGGTCCTGGAAGTTGACATTGATCTTCTTGGTGGAGCCCAGGAGctctgggggtgggaaggagacaCCGTGAGGGAGGCTCTGACTGCCCCTGCTGAGGCCTGCCGGGGTCCCATCCCCCTCTAGGCAGCCTAAGAGCCGCCAGAGGGCTCTGCTTAGCTCCCTGGCGGCTCAGAGCCAAAGCTATCTAGGTCCTTAGTCTAGAaagattcactcattcatttaactcTGTTCCCTGCACTCAGCCCCAGGTACCAGCTCTTGGACCTCGGTTTTCCACTAAACTAAGACGGGGGGAGGTTCACAGGGCCAAGGGCTCCAGGCCTAGCCCTGCCTGGGGACAGAAGCCAGTGCTATGCACCCACACgggcacacacatgtgcacatgtcCCCCCTCCCTTGGGACGCTGGCTGAGCACCTGCTGatgtgggagggagagagccaCCCAATCTGTCTCTCAGAAGGACCCAGATGGGGCCGGGGGTGGCCCGGGAAGGCTGGAACACCCGGAAATGGGGGTATCTCTGAGAGAAGATCTGCATTTCCAGGGATtagcctctccccactcccagccgCGGCCAGGCCAGTGTACACGAGCCCCATCCAGCAGAGCAGGCAGCGGAGGCCGCCAATGCCTCTGAGTGACCACACCAGAATGGCCACCTCATCTACAGGGGCACACTCAGGCCACAAGACCACCCTGCCTGAAGCCTAAGGGGCCTGAGCCCTCCCttcagcctcagtctcctcccagGGACTCCTGGGTCCTGGCCTCCACCAGTAGCCTGCCAGAGGAGGGGAGCCCACCGGTACCCTCCCCGTAGGCGCAGGTCCAGCCGGACTCCGGCCAAGCCCCTGCCTGTCTGGGCCATGGTT
This region of Equus quagga isolate Etosha38 chromosome 7, UCLA_HA_Equagga_1.0, whole genome shotgun sequence genomic DNA includes:
- the CASKIN1 gene encoding caskin-1, which codes for MGKEQELVQAVKAEDVGTAQRLLQRPRPGKAKLLGSTKKINVNFQDPDGFSALHHAALNGNTELITLLLEAQAAVDIKDNKGMRPLHYAAWQGRKEPMKLVLKAGSAVNIPSDEGHIPLHLAAQHGHYDVSEMLLQHQSNPCMVDNSGKTPLDLACEFGRVGVVQLLLSSNMCAALLEPRPGDTTDPNGTSPLHLAAKNGHIDIIRLLLQAGIDINRQTKSGTALHEAALCGKTEVVRLLLDNGINAHVRNTYSQTALDIVHQFTTSQASKEIKQLLREASAALQVRATKDYCNNYDLTSLNVKAGDIITVLEQHPDGRWKGCIHDNRTGNDRVGYFPSSLGEAIVKRAGSRAGAEPGPPQGGGSSGSSAPPEEIWVLRKPFAGGDRSGSLSSVAGGRSSGGHTLHAGSEGVKLLATVLSQKSVSESSPGDSPVKPPEGSTGVARSQPPVAHAGQVYGEQPPKKLEPASEGKSAEAVSQWLATFQLQLYAPNFISAGYDLPTISRMTPEDLTAIGVTKPGHRKKITAEISGLNIPDWLPEHKPANLAMWLSMIGLAQYYKVLVDNGYENIDFITDITWEDLQEIGITKLGHQKKLMLAVRKLAELQKAEYAKYEGGPLRRKAPQSLEVMAIESPPAPEPAPADCQSPKMTTFQDSELSGELQAAMTGPAEGAAATAATAEKPSNHLPPTPRASMRQEPSLGGRARHMSSSQELLGDGPPGPGSPMSRSQEYLLDDGPAPGTPPKEARPSRHGHSVKRASVPPVPGKPRQVLPPGASHFTPPQTPTKARPASPQALGGPHGPAPATAKVKPTPQLLPPTERPMSPRSLPQSPTHRGFAYVLPQPVEGEAGPAAPGPVPVPTLCLPPEADVEPERPKKRAHSLNRYAASDSEPERDELLVPAAGGPYATVQRRVGRSHSVRAPAGADKNVNRSQSFAVRPRKKGPPPPPPKRSSSAMASANLADESVPDAETEGAAPEDGRLGVRAQRRRASDLAGSVDTGSAGSVKSIAAMLELSSIGGGGRVARRPPEGHPTPRPASPEPGRVATVLASVKHKEAIGPDGEVVNRRRTLSGPVTGLLATARRGPGEPVGPADHGHLVEDGAARQRPRGPAKGEASGEGPPLARVEASATLKRRIRAKQNQQESIKFILTESDTVKRRPKAKEREAGPELPPPLSVYQNGTGTVRRRPASEQAGPPELPPPPPPAEPPPSDLMHLPPLPPPDNDARKPAKPPVSPKPVLAQPVSKIQGSPTPASKKVPLPGPSSPEVKRAHGTPPPVSPKPPPPPTAPKPAKAAAGLQSGSASPSPAPSPARQPPAALAKPASTPPSLSASPAKPPSPGAPVLHVPAKPPRAAAAAAAGPPAAADGASPGDSARQKLEETSACLAAALQAVEEKIRQEDAQGQRPAAAEEKSTGSILDDIGSMFDDLADQLDAMLE